The sequence tggagtgctgcaggagTTCACAGGAGCACCGGTCCGACACCGCAGGgggctgctccaggcacctcattgGGCATCACTGGGACCTCCTTGTTGCTGTTTtttgcacctaaaaaattagcactgcacccctggtaaACACAGGCAagattttgagatttaaatttggacacggATCCGAGCGGtatagagggatatggtctgggtgcagatcaatgggactagccagaataatagttcagcaccgACTAGAAAGGcttcatgtttctgtgctgtaatattctatggttcagtGGTTTTATGTCACAAATGTGTCTTAGGACACATTCTGGGATCCGTGATCAGGGCCCTCCAAAGGGTGACTCCAAGCTTCTTTGGTTCCTCCACTGTCACCCGATGTTCTCTCCCTGTGTTCACTTCCCCACCCCTTTTCACTGGACTGGTTCATATTCACTATGCCTGCCCACCAAAACGCCCCTCAATGACTAGGTACAGCTTCCTTCCCCAGGATGTCAGGTGCAGTCTTCACActgtccccaccctcccctcttgTGGCTTCACTGTAGCAGCTGTGGGCCGGTTCTCTTGCAGAGCCGGTAGCCAGGTGATGGGCCACATGGCCTGCTCCTGTGTTCTGTGATTCTCAGCTCCAATTCATCCTCCAGTCATTGAGCTCATTGGCTGACACccttctcttgtctccttagcTAGAACCTCGGCTTCCCCTCCCACTGTGAATGGAACACGGGGGATGTCGATCATCTTGGATTTTGAGCTCCAAGTCATGGAGAACATTTCTGAGGTTCATTGGAAACAGAAGAATAACAATCAAAGGATAGCAAAATATTTTGGCAACAAAGTTGAATTCTACAATCCCAGCAAGTACCAGCAACGGATCATTCTTCATCCCAGGAACTTCAATGTGGAAATCCGAGATCTACAGAAAAATGACAGTGATGTTTATGAGGTGGTGGTTACAAGCAAGTCAGGAGTGGAAAAGAGTTTGAGCATCCGACTGGAGGTGTACGGTGAGTGAACTGCCAGGGAGGAGCCTGGGTTTCATCAGATCCTGGAACACTCCAGCTTCTGTGAGCAGATCCTGTGCATTCCCCTGTTTACTGAACCCAACTGACTGCTAATGTTCATAGCTGGGGGTCATGGTCCCAGAGTCATGGGGCTGAGGCAGTGTCAGGCTGAAGGACACACCCACCAAATGGAGCTGGAAGCCATAAAGCTCAACAAGGTGTTTATTCCTCGATCTTCATGCTGTGGTTTGCTGAGTGATATCCTGTGTATTCATTCCACAGGATATCGTGTCCCAGTGAGTGACACAGTAACGTACGTACACAACCAGCAGTTTAGTGTTTTGTTGGTGGAAGGAGTGGATTCAGTGAGATAGGAAGTGTGGAAATTGTATAGGAGAAAAGAGCATATTTCCCTATATTTTACTGCCTCTCCATCAttgagacacagacagagaccgTTTCACAGAGGATCTCTACTCTGTTCACTTTGGCCATCCCGGGGTCCTGGTTGCTGCCATTTTAcctcccttttccattcttaccCTGCCCTGTCTGTCCTGGGTCTCCACTCCCCAATGGAAACTAGGGGGAAACTACACCTCAAATTTCCCTTAGATAGTCTGCAGCCAAATGGGATGaatattgaatttttaaatttccgGTAATGtgtcctctctcttcttctgtcccTCTTCCATTCTTCTCGCATTCCATCCAGTGTTTAGTCCTCTTTTTCATCCAGCCTCACACCAGTTTTCATCCCCTTTCCTCTTAATTTCAACCCCATCTCCCCAGTGCTCTCTTGCTTCCACTTGCTTCAGATCCACCTGGTCTCTTTTTTTCCTCCATTCTCACCTCTTCTCGGATTCCAGCACAGGCGGTCTTTGTCAcaaatccccctcccctccctgtgAGACTCAGCTTCCCCCACCTGGCACCTTGGTTTTTCTTGCCTCTTTCCTATacgtctggcatctgccaattctctctctctctctgtaattgtTTACCTATTACCACCCAGTCCACCATTCTAACACAGTCCAACCCTCCCATTGTGCCCTCTCTCTGCTCTCTTATCTTCTCTTCCAGCCTCAAAATAGCGTTCTGGCTTGAAAAGTCAGTCATTCCTTttgtcccactgatgctgctcaaccagcAGCTTTCCCTTGGTAGATTGTGTTCAGCTTgggacttgttttccattccaactccttgtttcccatCTCAGAAACAGGTTTGACTCCAGATTGGAATTAACCATCTGATCATACACCTGTTCTGTGAGCTGATTCATGTCTGTGTAGTGGATGCGTGACCCAGAATGTGCATGGTTacagattcactctgtgtcccctATCACAGTCTCAGCCTGAGGACATCCCTGATCACTTTCCCATTCTGGGACCATCTCCAATTACAGTCCCTGTCTGGGTCCCTGATCACAGTCCCAGTCTGGGTCTGCCCCTGATCACAATCCCAGACTCAGTCAATTCCAGATCACAAGCCCTGTCTAGGCCCATACCCGATCAGTCCCTGTCTGAGGCCCCAATCACAGTCCCACTCTGGATCGATCCCAATCACAGTCCCACTCTGGATCGATCCCAATCCCAGTCCCAGTCTGGGTCCACCCCTGATCACAATCCCAGACTCGATAAATTCCAGATCACAAGCCCTGTCTGAATCCGTACCCGATTAGTCCATCTGGGTCCTCGATCACAGTCACTGTCTGGATCTGCCCCTGATCACAATCCTAGACTCGATCAATTCTAGATTACAAGCCCTGTCTGCGTCCATACTCGATCAGTCCCAGTCTGGATCTGCCCCTGATCATAATCCCAGACTCAGTCAATTCCAGATCACAAGCCCTGTCTGAGTCCGTACCTAATTAGTCCGTCTGGGTCTGTCCCTGATCACAGTCCTAGATCGATCAATTCCAGATTATATGCCCTGTCTGGGGCCTTGAAGGAGATCTTTGCATCGTCCTCAGTGATGAGAAAGGTCCTAGAGggctggagagtggctgatgtaccATTGTTCAAGAATAATTTGGGAACGTATAGGCCAGTAAGCCTCATGTGTATGGTAGGGAGATGATTTCAAAGGATATGATTTATGCATGTTTGAAAAGCCATGGTCAGATTCGGGACAACCAGTGAGGATTTTGGAGGGGCAGATCATGTCTTACCAATTtgactgaattttttgaggaggtgacaaaggtgtttgatgagggtagagcaataTATATTatctacatggatgggagtaacacatttgacaagatccctcaCGGTAGACCCAGATTTGATCCATCCCAAATTGTCCCAGTCTGGGTCCATCCCTGATCACAGTCCTGTGgagcactgaggtagcagcaagcaaacacaagactcaaaagactgtacaacaggctttattccagtaaaagactgaacaccagttcaagccttggtggatccccatgtgactggctcaggaggggctggctcaggtttatattcaggtcggctgattgacagccggccaggtggaatcAGCCCCTTAGATGGtcttcctgtaggtacagagatcaccccctgcagtaggctggtggtcgtatcaccacatctcAATCTGGGTCCATAATCCTGGGGCTGCCTCTGTTGGGCCAGATTCAGGGCAGCCCTGGGCTGGGTCAACCCATGTGTATCAGGGATTGGGACCACACACAGGATTGGGATCAGATGAGAATTCCCAAGATATAGAGCCACAAATAGGGCATAGGATAATTAGTGGATGAGCGCAGGCAGTGGTcgggaaggagggcacagcacACCTGTTAATGTCTTCCAGCAGCACATGTGTGAACTGCAGGCTGAGGGGAGAGTTAAACTCATAGGTGGGAATTAATCAAAGTTCACTCGTGGTTGTTGGGGACATGACGGGGGAGTTGGGGATTGAGGGGCCCACAAGGATCTCCTTCACTCATCCTTCATCTCTCCATTTCAACCTCAGATCCCATGTCAGGTACACAGATCACTGCCCAGAACATCACCGGGAACTGTAACCTCACCCTGACTTGCTCCGTGACCTCGGGCAACCCCACCAGCATTACATGGTGGAAGGAGGGGGAAGCTCTGGGGAATGACAGCACCCATCAGCTCTGGGGACGTGGAGAGATACTGGAGATCCGTCACATAGCTGAGGTCGAGGACGTTGCGTACCTCTGTGAGGTCAGGAACCCAGTCAGTAACGACACAGCACAGATCAGGCTGAGGGACTTCTGTGATGTCAGCAGAATTGGTGAGTAAAactgactgcagatgctgtaaatctgaaataaaaacagaaaatactggatgtACTCAAGGTGAGGAATCCACTGCTGCAAGAGAAGCCGGGATGTTTCAGGTCTATGACCTGGTGTCGGAAGTTGTAAAAGTTAAAAACCAAAAGTGTGAACTTTATCAGAGGTTGAGCAGTGAAAGGATTAGAAGAAAGGAGAGAATGGTGGAGACTGAGAGATGTGGAACACAAGTGATtgttcggggtggggggtggggagatggatgCTGAAGTCTGCTTAGTTTTAAGCAACCTGCCTGGAGAACCTGCAAATGGGAGTTGAATGGATactgtggttaatggcaggattctttaaCAGTGTGgagcaacagagagagagagagagagatgtcagGGTCCAGGTCATGGATCCCTCATGCTtactgcacaagttgataggatggttaagaagtgtgttggccttcattagtcgcaGGATCAAAttgaagagctgtgaggtaatgttgtagctctataaaggtctggttagaccacagttggagtattaagtacagttctgatcacctcattacaggacgGATGTTGGTGTTTTctagagggtccagaggagatttaccaggatgttgcctggattggagaacatgtcatctGAAGCAAGGTTGGCGGAGctggggcttttccctttggagcaacaaaggatgcAAAGTGACAATACAgagatatataagattatgaggggtgaaCAGACACCCAGCTCCTATTATCCAgcgcgacaatagcaaataccagaggacatctgtttaaggtgagtgggagaaagttttggggagatgtgaggggtaagttgttttacttagagagtggtggatgtctggaatgctttgctggaGGTGGGATGGATATTCAAAAGATGGGTAGGCacctggatgtaagaaaaatagagggttattggagtgagggaggggaaattttaattgttttggagttggtttacatagtgggctgaaggacctgaactgtgtt comes from Narcine bancroftii isolate sNarBan1 chromosome 5, sNarBan1.hap1, whole genome shotgun sequence and encodes:
- the LOC138762912 gene encoding CD48 antigen-like isoform X2 codes for the protein MVSVPLLFRLPLHPRALKYSFKMWEFHLTRLLYLFCASLIAICEARTSASPPTVNGTRGMSIILDFELQVMENISEVHWKQKNNNQRIAKYFGNKVEFYNPSKYQQRIILHPRNFNVEIRDLQKNDSDVYEVVVTSKSGVEKSLSIRLEVYDPMSGTQITAQNITGNCNLTLTCSVTSGNPTSITWWKEGEALGNDSTHQLWGRGEILEIRHIAEVEDVAYLCEVRNPVSNDTAQIRLRDFCDVSRIDDNHPPTIYAVIHQSRRTGDRRQPPEENKMVQKQEESLEIPSTVYDTVKSTEMPLPGQARMKGQGWRMDSCQKTKEYAEIPRLASVTKEGGSHGRLHL
- the LOC138762912 gene encoding CD48 antigen-like isoform X1 encodes the protein MVSVPLLFRLPLHPRALKYSFKMWEFHLTRLLYLFCASLIAICEARTSASPPTVNGTRGMSIILDFELQVMENISEVHWKQKNNNQRIAKYFGNKVEFYNPSKYQQRIILHPRNFNVEIRDLQKNDSDVYEVVVTSKSGVEKSLSIRLEVYDPMSGTQITAQNITGNCNLTLTCSVTSGNPTSITWWKEGEALGNDSTHQLWGRGEILEIRHIAEVEDVAYLCEVRNPVSNDTAQIRLRDFCDVSRIGPWRSMVWISLIAANVVFILAFGITCFIWISRIAAKRQSASVSGDDNHPPTIYAVIHQSRRTGDRRQPPEENKMVQKQEESLEIPSTVYDTVKSTEMPLPGQARMKGQGWRMDSCQKTKEYAEIPRLASVTKEGGSHGRLHL
- the LOC138762912 gene encoding CD48 antigen-like isoform X3, with translation MSIILDFELQVMENISEVHWKQKNNNQRIAKYFGNKVEFYNPSKYQQRIILHPRNFNVEIRDLQKNDSDVYEVVVTSKSGVEKSLSIRLEVYDPMSGTQITAQNITGNCNLTLTCSVTSGNPTSITWWKEGEALGNDSTHQLWGRGEILEIRHIAEVEDVAYLCEVRNPVSNDTAQIRLRDFCDVSRIGPWRSMVWISLIAANVVFILAFGITCFIWISRIAAKRQSASVSGDDNHPPTIYAVIHQSRRTGDRRQPPEENKMVQKQEESLEIPSTVYDTVKSTEMPLPGQARMKGQGWRMDSCQKTKEYAEIPRLASVTKEGGSHGRLHL